The Acomys russatus chromosome 3, mAcoRus1.1, whole genome shotgun sequence genome has a window encoding:
- the LOC127209118 gene encoding putative vomeronasal receptor-like protein 4: MALKLLKQISFLFIMFGTLGNISVSVNYMFSLLGGPEKKPINFILIHLAFTNIIILLTRGLKITIAAFGLRNFLDDIGCKITIYLERVARGVSICTSSLLTVVQAIIISPRASGWRRLRPKSSWHILLFFLFFWILNAFIGVNLIHSITSISVNISQLKTSYKYCYFMLESQKIKWIVLPLMVLRDAVFQGAMGGASGYMVFLLHKHHQHVFHLQKSKLLYRTPPELRAAQSVFLLMLCFVFFYWTDCAFSLFLSLSSGDKSLMANIQEFLSLGYATFSPLVLIHRDKYLAECLYAQ; the protein is encoded by the coding sequence ATGGCTCTGAAGCTTCTTAAGCAAATAAGTTTTCTCTTCATTATGTTTGGCACTCTGGGcaacatttctgtttctgtgaattaTATGTTCAGTTTATTAGGAGGCCCTGAGAAGAAACCCATAAACTTTATTCTCATCCACTTGGCTTTTACAAACATCATAATTCTTCTCACAAGAGGACTGAAAATCACAATAGCAGCTTTTGGTTTGAGAAACTTCCTAGATGACATAGGCTGTAAGATCACTATTTACCTGGAGAGGGTGGCCCGTGGTGTCTCCATCTGCACCAGCAGTCTCCTCACTGTGGTCCAGGCCATCATCATCAGTCCCAGAGcatctgggtggaggaggctcAGACCAAAATCTTCATGGCACATCCTTctattcttcttattcttttggaTACTCAATGCTTTCATAGGTGTGAACCTAATCCATTCAATAACAAGTATAAGTGTGAATATATCACAGCTTAAGACCAGCTACAAATATTGCTATTTTATGCTAGaaagtcagaaaataaaatggattgtTCTCCCTCTCATGGTCCTGAGAGACGCAGTGTTCCAGGGCGCCATGGGAGGGGCCAGTGGCTACATGGTGTTTCTTCTCCACAAGCACCACCAGCATGTCTTCCATCTTCAGAAATCCAAGCTTCTCTACAGAACTCCCCCTGAGCTGAGAGCTGCTCAGAGTGTCTTCCTTCTGatgctctgctttgttttcttctactggACAGATTGTgccttttctctatttctaagTCTCTCTTCAGGGGACAAGTCCTTGATGGCAAATATTCAAGAATTTTTGTCTCTTGGTTATGCAACTTTTAGCCCCCTTGTACTGATTCACAGGGATAAATATCTGGCTGAGTGTTTGTATGCTCAgtga